A stretch of the Theileria equi strain WA chromosome 1, complete sequence genome encodes the following:
- a CDS encoding hypothetical protein (encoded by transcript BEWA_022340A), which yields MTLSPTVLWAQTKEALYLTVELSKASDVKCDFTDDSVTFSASKDGKNYAFSFKFSKPVKSSEVQRFDERFIRFRVPKAESESWTSLNSCGKKHYIKCDWDRWVDSDAEDDLLNDGFNMPNFGDFGDLNDFGDMGAEEGDLEDSEEDEPDSCCATKSCGDSSCNTESCHTGSKCAESPCNADCSCGPNCDCGPDKKCSDKCTC from the exons ATGAC TCTCTCTCCAACTGTATTGTGGGCTCAGACCAAGGAGGCTCTATATTTGACCGTTGAGCTTTCTAAGGCTTCAGATGTCAAGTGCGACTTTACTGATGACTCCGTTACCTTTTCTGCATCAAAGGATGGCAAGAACTACGCCTTTTCCTTCAAATTTTCCAAGCCAGTCAAGTCTTCCGAGGTTCAGCGTTTTGATGAGCGCTTCATAAGGTTCAGAGTACCAAAAGCTGAGAGTGAATCCTGGACTTCACTTAACTCTTGCGGAAAGAAGCATTACATTAAATGTGACTGGGACAGATG GGTTGACTCTGATGCTGAGGATGACCTTCTCAACGACGGATTCAACATGCCAAACTTTGGAG ATTTCGGTGACCTGAACGACTTTGGAGACATGGGAGCTGAGGAGGGAGACCTTGAAGATtctgaagaagatgagcCAGATTCCTGCTGTGCAACAAAGTCATGTGGTGACTCTTCTTGCAATACAGAGTCCTGCCATACCGGTTCTAAATGCGCGGAGTCTCCATGCAATGCAGATTGCAGCTGTGGACCAAACTGCGATTGCGGACCAGACAAGAAATGCTCCGATAAGTGCACCTGTTAA
- a CDS encoding 40S ribosomal protein S6, putative (encoded by transcript BEWA_022350A), translated as MKINLANPFTGMQKTIEIDDEKRLLPFFEKRMGTEVPGDSLGDEFKGYIFRISGGNDKQGFPMMQGVLTASRVRLLLKKGMKCYRPRRTGEMRRKSVRGCIVSPQLSILNLVVVKKGAEEIAGLTDQEAPRRLGPKRASKIRKLFNLSPADDVKKFVIRRKIEGREKTKAPKIQRLVTAQRLQRKRRERKDAKEKAKRTKEAMEEYRKMIKEFKAQQKAE; from the coding sequence atgaagataaatTTGGCAAATCCCTTCACTGGGATGCAAAAGACAATAGAGATAGACGATGAAAAGCGTCTGTTGCCCTTTTTCGAAAAGCGTATGGGCACTGAGGTCCCAGGAGACTCCCTCGGCGATGAATTCAAGGGATACATCTTCCGCATCTCCGGAGGAAACGACAAGCAAGGATTTCCAATGATGCAGGGTGTTTTAACTGCCTCCAGAGTACGCTTGTTGCTCAAGAAGGGAATGAAGTGCTACAGACCAAGAAGGACTGGTGAAATGAGGCGCAAGTCCGTACGCGGATGCATTGTCAGCCCACAACTCTCCATCCTCAACCTTGTTGTTGTCAAGAAGGGAGCCGAAGAAATTGCCGGACTCACCGATCAAGAAGCACCAAGAAGATTGGGACCAAAGAGGGCATCAAAGATCCGCAAGCTCTTCAACCTTTCACCAGCTGATGACGTTAAGAAGTTTGTCATTAGAAGAAAGATTGAGGGAAGAGAGAAGACAAAGGCTCCCAAGATCCAGAGGCTTGTCACCGCACAACGCCTtcagaggaagaggagaGAGAGAAAGGATGCCAAGGAGAAGGCAAAGAGAACCAAGGAAGCCATGGAGGAATATAGAAAGATGATCAAGGAATTCAAGGCTCAACAAAAGGCCGAGTAA
- a CDS encoding signal peptide-containing protein (encoded by transcript BEWA_022360A) produces MKLLLVLYLVGFLRLSCCVDPNEEEPEDVSDHIFEDEIVQVTPLYNDTDDNSVDLSPLFVSFMNLDPAQGSEITGTADGVEYTKFFYVGAPDPPPALALDLTRPSDFFVTSTRHHKNGVNQVNYFPPRGLDVKLVLEGGRQVWKAQFGEACLHAETHTGDTSSFLLLCIEKDNHIRKEHFEKTSKGWISITKEEYSEKLSEIVGPPEDALP; encoded by the coding sequence ATGAAACTTCTACTGGTACTATATCTGGTTGGCTTTCTAAGACTCTCTTGTTGCGTGGACCCGAATGAAGAAGAGCCGGAAGATGTTAGTGATCACATATTTGAGGATGAAATTGTACAAGTTACTCCCTTATATAATGATACAGACGATAATTCCGTCGATCTGTCACCACTCTTTGTCAGCTTTATGAACCTTGATCCTGCTCAGGGTTCGGAAATTACAGGTACCGCAGACGGAGTAGAATACACCAAGTTTTTCTATGTGGGAGCACCTGATCCACCTCCAGCACTTGCTCTCGATCTTACAAGACCAAGTGACTTTTTTGTCACCTCAACCAGGCATCACAAAAACGGTGTTAACCAGGTCAATTACTTTCCACCCCGTGGACTTGATGTTAAACTTGTACTAGAGGGTGGTAGACAGGTATGGAAGGCACAATTTGGCGAGGCATGCCTCCACGCGGAGACTCACACAGGAGATACTTCCAGTTTCCTGCTCTTGTGCATAGAGAAGGACAACCACATAAGAAAAGagcattttgaaaagacGAGTAAGGGGTGGATTTCCATAACCAAAGAAGAGTATAGTGAGAAGCTTTCCGAGATTGTAGGACCGCCTGAGGATGCTTTGCCCTGA
- a CDS encoding vacuolar ATP synthase subunit D, putative (encoded by transcript BEWA_022370A), which yields MSTGSATVIPSRMNLQILKQRRQNAYLGFSLLKRKGDALTAKFHRLLRDTVQGKEKAIEGFNEASFSLANAVWSAGDFKSLVIESVSRPSVTLKVKNENIAGVILPVFSLQNDPTVDVMTNLRISRGGNAIESVKMSHLSALEILVELASLQISFIILDEEIRMTNRRINALDNVVIPTIDRNLEYIIRELDEIEREEFYRLKMVRKKKEQDEAKKTKSITKPESIIESFDEDIVV from the exons ATGTCGACTGGATCAGCCACCGTAATCCCCTCGAGGAT GAACCTCCAAATACTCAAGCAGAGGCGTCAGAATGCGTATTTGGGGTTTTCTCTGTTGAAACGTAAAGGTGACGCTTTGACTGCAAAGTTCCATAGGCTTTTGAGAGACACCGTACAG GGGAAGGAAAAGGCAATTGAGGGTTTTAATGAGGCATCATTTTCGCTAGCAAACGCAGTTTGGTCTGCAGGAGATTTCAAGAGTTTGGTAATAGAGTCTGTTTCACGGCCTTCTGTCACCTTAAAGGTTAAGAATGAGAACATTGCTGGTGTTATATTACCGGTATTTTCACTCCAAAATGATCCTACAGTAGATG TAATGACTAATTTGCGTATATCCCGAGGAGGAAACGCCATAGAATCGGTGAAGATGTCCCATTTATCGGCACTGGAAATTTTGGTTGAACTGGCTTCACTGCAG ATATCTTTCATCATTCTGGACGAGGAGATAAGAATGACGAACCGCAGGATCAACGCGCTTGACAAT GTCGTCATTCCAACGATCGACAGGAACCTAGAGTATATTATTAGGGAACTAGATGAGATTGAGAGGGAAGAATTTTACAG GCTCAAGATGgtcaggaagaagaaggagCAAGACGAAGCCAAAAAGACCAAGTCAATCACAAAGCCAGAGAGTATTATAGAGTCCtttgatgaggatattgTTGTATAA
- a CDS encoding hypothetical protein (encoded by transcript BEWA_022380A), whose translation MKFLFALFSVATHLAHCSLVLNLGQDVGSYGGGDGEVILVDVKRVAGKGDKDEYLLLKHSFPSPFDLKGARIGTSAQFGIHSEEKVSEAQVYFKKRVPVLLKLVTARNGPFLFENLGRNSWRSYLKTAGSTDADLPTEDMDRIYSNIQSALTLDICKRGGEYNGDIAGATKISVGEKQVVGNYVMFTHKVPEGKQLHLFSCRDVHQSGISAGNEREVSVFFREDVPIVVRFKSQTNERYYRLIGQDLWEPVHASTYIRRLTLGTEQGEEEDDEEEDVDLKKGDRVTVDFGTLKVRKSVPFEPKVEVEPPITVTLGTRSSAQATEKREGEAQQGSVEARRDGEGQAQREESEAAPSPLQESALFRLLDDAFAGVSKLVIIDIGRRTGNQGYDQYLTYTYVPSVTAHAIILRKAETNEHAIYSHQLTANSWFRVFRFIHNGQVLDIKYTGPVKSVRVHWSKVSNDPVFIELVAPSSEPGAFFYSDGRWKSARSKEESLKLALEAAKKRPARKTEQQEDLLDQEIVELLKDSVKPLRGAQPEQNNKSVEKSGKNAEKSKKKSGFKTSGTGLLMILLLYSYLG comes from the coding sequence ATGAAGTTTTTGTTTGCCCTGTTTTCAGTGGCTACACACTTGGCACACTGTAGCCTAGTTTTAAATCTCGGTCAAGATGTTGGAAGTTATGGCGGTGGTGACGGTGAAGTCATCCTAGTAGATGTGAAGCGTGTTGCAGGGAAGGGAGATAAGGATGAGTATTTGCTACTGAAGCACTCTTTCCCTTCTCCATTTGATCTCAAGGGAGCTAGAATTGGAACCTCTGCACAGTTTGGAATACACTCTGAGGAGAAGGTATCTGAGGCTCAAGTCTACTTTAAGAAGCGTGTACCAGTCCTACTCAAGTTGGTCACTGCAAGAAATGGTCCATTCctttttgaaaatttggGAAGAAACTCCTGGCGGTCCTATCTTAAAACTGCCGGATCCACCGATGCGGACCTCCCAACTGAAGACATGGACAGGATTTACTCTAATATTCAGTCTGCACTGACCCTAGACATTTGCAAGAGGGGTGGAGAATATAATGGAGACATTGCTGGAGCTACCAAGATAAGCGTAGGCGAGAAACAAGTCGTTGGAAATTACGTCATGTTCACACATAAAGTACCAGAAGGGAAGCAACTCCACCTGTTCTCATGCAGAGATGTACACCAGTCTGGAATATCTGCTGGAAATGAAAGGGAAGTAAGCGTCTTTTTCAGGGAGGACGTTCCAATTGTTGTTCGCTTCAAGAGTCAAACCAATGAAAGGTATTATAGGCTCATTGGACAAGACTTGTGGGAGCCGGTACATGCCTCAACATATATCCGAAGGCTTACCCTAGGTACGGAGCAAggggaagaagaagatgatgaagaggaagacGTAGATCTTAAAAAGGGTGACCGTGTAACCGTAGATTTTGGAACTTTGAAAGTTAGAAAGTCCGTACCTTTTGAGCCAAAAGTTGAGGTTGAACCTCCCATCACTGTAACACTTGGAACAAGATCTTCTGCTCAGGCAACTGAGAAAAGAGAGGGAGAAGCTCAACAGGGTAGTGTAGAAGCACGTAGAGATGGAGAAGGTCAAGCTCAAAGGGAAGAGTCTGAAGCTGCTCCATCTCCGCTCCAGGAATCGGCCCTCTTTAGGCTGTTGGATGATGCATTTGCCGGTGTATCTAAACTTGTCATAATAGACATTGGTAGAAGGACTGGCAACCAGGGTTATGATCAGTACTTGACCTACACCTACGTTCCATCTGTAACAGCACATGCCATTATTTTGAGGAAGGCCGAAACAAATGAACACGCCATATATTCACATCAACTTACGGCAAATTCATGGTTTAGAGTATTCAGATTCATTCACAACGGTCaagttttggatataaaatacaCCGGACCTGTTAAAAGTGTTCGTGTACACTGGTCAAAGGTATCTAATGATCCAGTGTTCATCGAACTTGTGGCTCCATCATCTGAACCAGGTGCATTTTTCTACAGCGACGGAAGATGGAAGAGTGCTAGATCTAAGGAAGAATCACTCAAATTGGCTCTTGAAGCTGCCAAGAAGAGACCTGCCAGAAAAACTGAGCAGCAGGAGGATCTGCTGGATCAAGAAATAGTAGAACTTCTTAAAGATTCAGTTAAGCCACTCAGAGGTGCACAGCCAGAACAGAACAATAAGAGTGTAGAAAAGAGCGGGAAAAATGCCGAAAAATCCAAGAAAAAGAGTGGATTTAAGACAAGTGGAACTGGTTTGCTTATGATTCTCCTATTGTACTCTTATTTGGGTTAA
- a CDS encoding ABC transporter, ATP-binding protein domain containing protein (encoded by transcript BEWA_022390A), translating to MEEERATLEKKYHFWESEVEVVRKKTLAPDGKKFRYFDDKGIFNFVFLLWMYGWVKETAERYLDPYMLHPLPLADQILKWQPILSKHISDGIASLEVYESLSEYEKKKAKKPVRYILFRAVMLTYWKRLLAILVGVVVVNAIGMSVAIFLHKLLRFLSEEDFKFVTFLSLTILIIILEQIKMIGMSHLDYCLERVSFLMDSCLRVTIFQHGLCYRRSQFGNFQAKGGQCNSIIHGCSGENLCTYNPLLCPARRYKNNEVTPKIYSLILNDARYIPFSVESAAGFIDFLTSLTYGIILMSRQFNMRAMTILMVSLSLAVCMLFVEVLNGFLMRYYLGIRDNRISKSEEVISGLHLIERMALDDIGHDIITEARNDELLLVIIRFFISLINKVIFTAITCLDIIILVNDFVTQVRDATNVRDVNPSGLLASVFVVMKIIGPLYLLPFRLKFFVTSMTSFLRVERFLRTCSPNFYLPDNRFTGDTPLPEALPGEEKTLPKDLVVMFKKASFAWINSRKDLLDHTGTTYLRDLDFVLNTGDLAIITGAQGSGKTNFVKAILGDMTLVEGSMAVLPLSTNMPIFYASQDVWLQKGTIRANITFGHRFDEELYKKVLKAIELEHDISTWEGGDMRKISEHGYSLSGGQRVRVGLARAIYAYLIFSQTNREDSNAKCSFLVVLDDCFTSLDPFVARTIFRNLFNVNDGLLVKEDVSAVLTISKRVLDACVSSESPDSFPDAPIYFLEHKTLVQRNKLKSIIEHEVGHIEPPKPSEDNMGLHTMPDRLRRMCSSDDYTRDGRRRSTESRYSNSPTVQILYDRINFKRGENKNFKPYKVFFHAAGWPLFFFVVFTLLFSTLDNTKFIITSKISDSILDCASEHEGKLISISDIKDYSFRASRWIIVLSTLVMAGALLRLIAITGASFNVARRVHEYSITSLFANNSTALAIKKSLGSIITFLHIDMFFIDNFLSYFIHEICLLSIEVTVHMLTLFFMMPWSTPLALLLCFVIVRFIIYYCVKSCRNICRARLESYDLIGSTIESSIVGSPIYRSFKKEWELIHSLTEHVDYNLRCDYLSKSEIFWSSITSRGILALLSLFLLVFPLVKSRVSGTEVQVGYYAMTYSVFVSINTTLAVLIKLYCYLELYMGSFRRFENFVLPGTEVKFEKKRNIHQTDFIVDRSASSGDDKIADEDIKDTLRRRRHNEYAERRAVHCTSLKMLLFKHKVNVLDVSKYAIPGMTRIKLDNVNIHIVNKKAGVKYAILKNVTCSANISDIVGVIGRTGAGKSTLLSVLQNLANRDGSVFLDGCDLNDMPKNVTRQIIGVLPQLPFVFRGWTVRRFIDPRMLFEDADIEAALENCGLIKFVENISGGKGLDTVIIPDHYHKDMPRYYKRAYYGPTLRPYDVPSADSVNIDHGMVLSNSQLRTLSVARLVLYREFYKILLVDEPPEDESGASKTADIPIYELVKTHFRHCTTFIAAHDASVLRFCTSVWVFHSGFLIRTCKTEDIADTGSLSKIIENCILGQN from the coding sequence atggaggaagaacgTGCTACTCTGGAGAAGAAATACcacttttgggagagtgaGGTGGAGGtggtaaggaagaagactcTTGCTCCagatggaaagaagttTCGGTACTTTGATGATAAGGgtatcttcaactttgtctttCTGCTATGGATGTATGGATGGGTTAAAGAAACGGCAGAAAGGTATCTAGATCCTTACATGCTCCACCCTCTCCCGCTGGCTGATCAGATTCTCAAATGGCAGCCTATTCTTTCTAAACACATTAGTGATGGTATCGCAAGCCTGGAAGTATATGAATCTTTAAGTGAATatgagaagaagaaagcCAAGAAGCCTGTGAGATACATTCTGTTCAGGGCTGTAATGTTGACCTACTGGAAGAGACTCCTTGCTATACTAGTTGGTGTGGTAGTGGTTAATGCAATTGGTATGAGTGTAGCTATTTTCCTGCACAAGTTGCTTAGATTTTTATCAgaggaagattttaaatttgtgaCGTTTTTATCCTTGACTATTTTGATCATTATATTAGAGCAGATAAAGATGATCGGTATGAGTCATCTTGACTACTGTTTGGAGAGAGTTTCTTTTCTTATGGATTCTTGTCTGCGCGTTACTATATTTCAACACGGTTTATGCTACAGAAGGAGTCAATTTGGAAACTTTCAGGCAAAGGGAGGACAGTGCAACAGTATCATCCATGGATGTTCCGGAGAAAACTTGTGCACATATAATCCACTCTTGTGCCCAGCAAGGCGTTATAAAAACAATGAGGTCACACCAAAGATATACAGTCTGATTCTAAATGATGCACGCtatattccattttccGTAGAATCAGCCGCTGGGTTCATTGATTTTTTGACATCACTAACTTATGGCATAATTCTCATGAGTCGCCAATTCAACATGAGAGCAATGACTATTCTCATGGTGTCTTTATCTTTGGCTGTTTGTATGTTATTTGTGGAGGTTCTCAATGGTTTCCTCATGAGGTACTACTTGGGTATTAGGGATAATAGGATTTCTAAATCTGAGGAAGTTATATCTGGCTTACACTTGATTGAGAGGATGGCACTTGATGACATTGGTCACGATATTATTACGGAGGCCAGAAATGATGAACTACTTCTCGTCATCATCCGTTTCTTTATATCGCTCATAAATAAGGTTATATTTACAGCGATCACTTGTTTGgatatcatcattttggTTAATGACTTTGTCACCCAAGTTAGGGATGCCACCAATGTAAGGGACGTTAATCCCTCTGGATTGCTAGCATCGGTCTTTGTTGTTATGAAAATCATTGGTCCCTTGTATTTGCTTCCATTTAGGCTAAAGTTCTTTGTAACTAGCATGACCTCATTCCTGAGGGTGGAACGCTTCTTGAGAActtgttctccaaacttttatcttcCTGATAACAGGTTTACTGGGGATACTCCCTTGCCAGAGGCACTACCTGGTGAAGAGAAGACACTGCCAAAGGATCTAGTTGTGATGTTTAAGAAGGCCTCTTTTGCATGGATCAATAGCAGGAAGGATCTTTTAGACCACACTGGTACCACATATCTGAGAGaccttgactttgtcctcaaTACTGGTGACCTTGCCATCATTACTGGTGCTCAAGGTTCTGGTAAGaccaactttgtcaaggctatccttggtgacatgactcttgttgaaggatcaatggctgTGTTGCCTCTCTCTACcaacatgccaatattctatgcCTCTCAGGACGTAtggctacaaaagggtaccatcAGGGCTAACATTACCTTTGGCCAcagatttgatgaggaGCTTTACAAGAAAGTTTTAAAGGCTATTGAACTTGAACATGACATTTCCACTTGGGAAGGAGGTGACATGCGTAAGATCTCTGAACATGGCTACTCCCTCAGTGGAGGTCAGAGAGTCAGAGTTGGACTTGCTCGTGCCATTTATGCCTATCTTATCTTTAGCCAGACTAATAGGGAGGACAGTAATGCCAAGTGTTCCTTCCTTGTAGTACTGGATGACTGTTTCACTAGCTTGGATCCCTTTGTTGCAAGGACAATCTTTAGAaatctctttaatgttaatGATGGACTATTGGTGAAAGAAGATGTATCTGCAGTACTTACCATATCAAAACGTGTACTGGACGCTTGTGTATCATCAGAGTCTCCGGATTCATTCCCAGATGctccaatatattttctggagCATAAAACTCTTGTACAGAGAAATAAGCTTAAATCCATAATAGAGCACGAAGTTGGTCATATTGAACCTCCAAAACCTTCTGAAGATAATATGGGACTTCACACCATGCCTGACAGGTTACGTAGGATGTGCAGCTCTGATGACTATACTCGTGATGGACGAAGGAGATCAACAGAATCTAGATACTCTAATTCGCCAACAGTTCAAATATTATATGACAGGATCAATTTTAAACGTGGTGAGAATAAGAACTTCAAACCATACAAAGTTTTTTTCCATGCAGCTGGTTGGCCTCTATTCTTCTTTGTCGTATTCActcttttgttttcaaCATTGGATAATACGAAGTTTATAATTACCTCAAAGATATCCGACTCTATCCTTGATTGTGCAAGTGAACATGAAGGGAAATTAATCTCTATATCTGACATAAAAGATTATAGTTTTAGGGCATCAAGATGGATCATTGTTCTTTCAACATTAGTGATGGCTGGTGCATTACTTCGTCTTATAGCCATAACTGGTGCATCGTTTAATGTTGCAAGGAGGGTCCATGAGTACTCTATAACTTCTCTCTTTGCCAATAACTCTACAGCGTTGGCAATAAAGAAGTCTTTGGGAAGTATAATCACATTCTTACACATAGATATGTTTTTCATTGACAATTTTCTAAGCTATTTCATTCACGAGATTTGTCTATTGTCAATCGAGGTTACGGTTCACATGTTGACTCTGTTCTTTATGATGCCGTGGTCTACTCCATTGGCTCTTCTACTTTGCTTTGTCATTGTTAGGTTTATTATATACTACTGTGTGAAGTCGTGCAGGAACATTTGCCGTGCACGTTTGGAATCATATGATCTTATTGGTTCAACTATTGAATCCTCTATAGTGGGATCACCCATATATCGCAGTtttaaaaaggaatgggaGTTGATACACAGCTTGACTGAGCATGTTGATTATAACCTGAGGTGTGACTATCTTTCAAAGtctgaaatattttggagttcAATTACCTCTAGAGGTATACTCGCATTACTTTCTCTGTTCCTTCTCGTATTTCCTTTGGTTAAGTCTAGGGTGTCTGGCACAGAGGTACAGGTGGGCTATTATGCCATGACATATTCTGTCTTTGTAAGTATAAACACTACCCTTGCAGTCTTAATTAAGCTGTATTGTTATCTTGAACTTTACATGGGTTCGTTTAGAAGGTTTGAGAATTTTGTCCTTCCTGGTACTGAGGTTAAgtttgaaaagaagaggaacatTCATCAGACGGATTTTATTGTAGATCGTTCTGCGTCaagtggagatgataaGATAGCAGATGAAGATATCAAGGATACCCTTCGTAGAAGACGTCATAACGAGTATGCTGAGAGAAGAGCCGTTCACTGCACTAGCCTCAAGATGTTATTATTTAAACACAAGGTTAATGTGCTTGACGTGTCCAAGTACGCCATTCCAGGCATGACTaggataaagttggataatGTAAACATCCATATCGTTAATAAAAAAGCGGGAGTGAAGTATGCTAttctcaagaatgttaCATGTTCGGCTAATATTTCTGATATTGTCGGAGTTATTGGAAGAACTGGTGCAGGAAAGTCTACCCTATTGTCAGTGCTCCAGAATCTGGCGAATAGAGATGGTTCTGTATTCTTAGATGGTTGTGATCTGaatgatatgccaaagaatgtgactAGGCAGATTATAGGTGTCCTACCCCAACTACCATTTGTATTTAGAGGATGGACAGTGCGTAGGTTCATTgatccaagaatgttatttgaaGATGCTGACATTGAAGCAGCCTTGGAAAATTGTGGTTTGATCAAGTTTGTCGAAAACATTTCAGGTGGCAAGGGTCTTGACACAGTCATCATACCTGACCATTACCAcaaggatatgccaaggtACTACAAGAGAGCTTATTATGGGCCTACTTTAAGACCCTATGATGTCCCCTCCGCAGACAGTGTCAACATTGACCATGGCATGGTCctttcaaactcacaaCTCCGTACACTATCAGTAGCAAGACTAGTACTGTACAGAGAATTTTACAAGATACTCTTGGTTGATGAGCCTCCAGAAGATGAATCAGGGGCGTCTAAAACTGCCGACATCCCAATTTATGAACTTGTCAAGACTCATTTTCGGCAttgtacaacatttatcGCAGCACATGATGCAAGTGTCTTGCGTTTCTGCACTTCAGTTTGGGTATTCCATAGCGGCTTCCTTATTAGGACCTGCAAGACTGAGGATATTGCAGATACTGGGTCACTCTCCAAGATCATAGAGAATTGTATTTTAGGACAaaattaa
- a CDS encoding hypothetical protein (encoded by transcript BEWA_022400A): protein MESCTPDRYRIKWAEYKKEKVPYLLQSFDGECPFICLINILFLKKKLVLPVNTKYVSFSYLTQSISSVIPDEDPEWVSDILNSLRKGLIFNCRFDSTDAIIEDDPARLFKLFDIPVKHCWIADPEHYAVLTRFNYDEVQSLLAIHQSNDAVDHGTRREFDSQETAVILDFFDKYATQLTQLGVATLKTEVEPDSLIALYRNNHFLVATLHNGELYSLVSDSSFLYHGCIWESVETFSYFDDKFEPYTSEPKARPARKPTLMERIKQYFRDRRLKKAQANAQQSAR, encoded by the exons ATGGAATCCTGTACGCCAGATAGGTATAGGATAAAATGGGCCGAGTATAAGAAAGAAAAAGTACCGTATCTACTGCAGTCATTTGACGGAGAATGCCCATTTATATGTCTTATTAACATTTTGTTCTTGAAAAAGAAGCTGGTCCTGCCAGTTAATACAAAGTACGTCTCATTTTCTTATTTGACGCAGTCGATATCCTCGGTGATTCCCGATGAAGACCCCGAATGG GTCTCTGACATACTCAATTCACTCCGGAAGGGGCTAATATTTAACTGTAGATTTGACTCTACAGATGCGATTATAGAAGACGACCCAGCGCGTTTATTTAAACTCTTTGACATACCAGTCAAACATTGCTGGATTGCCGATCCAGAACACTACGCGGTCTTAACGAGGTTCAACTACGATGAAGTACAGAGTTTACTCGCCATCCACCAGAGCAACGATGCTGTGGACCACGGAACGAGGAGGGAATTTGACAGCCAGGAGACCGCAGTCATTCTTGACTTCTTTGACAAGTACGCCACTCAACTAACTCAATTGGGTGTCGCTACTCTAAAGACGGAGGTTGAGCCGGACTCTCTCATTGCTCTTTACAGGAACAACCACTTTTTGGTGGCCACTTTACACAATGGAGAGCTCTATTCTCTGGTTTCTGAttcatcattcttgtaTCACGGCTGTATTTGGGAGTCGGTTGAGACGTTTTCGTATTTTGACGACAAGTTTGAGCCTTATACTTCGGAACCAAAGGCGAGGCCTGCGAGGAAGCCTACACTTATGGAGAGGATTAAGCAATATTTCAGGGATAGACGTCTCAAGAAAGCGCAGGCTAATGCTCAACAGAGTGCTAGATAG